The genomic stretch GATCGACGGAATTGTCTCCGGTGTGCTGGACGGGCTGACGTCCGCGAAGGCGAACTGGCGCCCCGGCGGCACGGGCAATTCGATCACGTGGCTGCTGTGGCACCTGAACCGCGCACAGGACGAGCAGGTTGCCCAGCTTGCGGGGCATGCGTCCGTGTGGTCCGGCGGCGGGTACGCGGCGAAGTTCGGCTTTGACCTGGGCACTTCCGACCACGGCTACGGACATACGTCGGCCCAGGTGGATGCGGTGCGCGTGGATTCGTTTGAGCTGCTGCGCGAATACCATGACGCCGTGCTGGCCCAGAGCCTGGACTATGTGCGCGGGCTGTCCTCCGCCGACTTGGACCGGGTCGTGGACCGGCGATGGAACCCGCCAGTCACGACGGGCGTGCGCCTGGTCAGCATCTTGGACGACTGCGTGCAGCACGGCGGCCAGGCGGCCTACGTCAAGGGCCTGCCACACGCCGTTTGACGGGCGAAGCGGGCCGGTGCCGGGATCGCTGACGGAATGCCCATACCGGCCCTCGCCTAAGTGGCGGGTGCTGTCTGTTTGGCAGGCCGCATGCTTGGATCGGAGCCGCCCGGCGCTGCTGTCCGCGGAATGAATGCGGCTAGCACGGCGGACAGGACCGCGGCGCCGACGGCGATCGTGAACGTGACCCGGAACGCGCCCAGCGTGGGCAGCGAGAGCGGGCCCACGGACATGGTCATGGACGCGAGCACGACGCTCATGACCGCGGCCGAGGTGGAGGTGCCGATGGCGCGCATGAGCGAGTTCAGCCCGTTCGCGGCACCGGTTTCGGTGACCGGAACGGCGCCCATGATGAGGGCGGGCATCGCCGCAAAGGCCAGCCCGACGCCGGCGCTGATGACCATCGAGGAGACAATGACCTGCCACATCTCGGCGTTCAGGAACAGCGCCACGGCGTAGCCTGCGGCGATGACCAGGGCGCCGAGAATCAGCGTGGTCTTGGGCCCGCGGCGGGCGGAGAGCCGCGCGGACACGGGGGAGAGCGCCATCATGACCAGTCCGCCCGGGGCCAGCGCCAGGCCGGTCATGAGCATCGACTGCCCCAGCCCGTAACCCGTGGCGGCGGGCGCCATGAGAAGCTGCGGGAAGATCAGCGACGTCCCGTACATGGCAAAGCCGATCATGATGGATGCCAGGTTGGTGAACAGCACCTGCGGCCGGGCGCTGACGCGCAAATCAACCAGCGGCGCCGGAATCCGCAACTCGTAGAATCCCCACGCGAGCAGCGCCACGGCGGCGAAGGCGAACATCCCCAGGGTGGGCAGGGAGCCCCACCCCCACCCGCCGCCCTTGGTGACGGGAACCAGCAGGGCGAGCAGGCCAACAGCGAGACCCAGCGAACCGACGCCGTCGAACTTGGCAGGGGTGCGCACGGCGGATTCCGGCAGCACCAGCCAGACCGCGGCCAGGCAGCTGAGCCCCAGCGCCGCGGCAGCCCAGAACAGCACCTGCCAGTTGGCGCTCTGCGCGATGAAGGCGGCCAGCGGCAGGCCGACCGCACCGCCCACCCCCATCGTGGCGCTCATGGTGGCGATCGCCGGGCCCACCCGCGCCGGGGGCAGGAGGTCGCGCATGATGCTGATCCCCAGCGGAATGGCGCCCATGGCCAGGCCCTGCAGGGCGCGGCCGGCCACCACGATCGTGAGCGAATCCGTCAGCGCACACAGCACCGAGCCCGCCACCATCGCGGCCAGGCTCAGCAGCAGGATCCGGCGCTTGCCGAACATGTCGCCCAGGCGGCCGCCAATCGGGGTCACCACGGCGCCCGCCAAAAGGGTGGCCGTGATGGCCCAGGAGGCGTTCGCGGCGGTGGTGTTGAGCATGCCGGGCAGGCCGGGGATCAACGGGATGATCAAGGTCTGCATGAGCGAGACCACGATCCCGCAGAATGCCAAGGTGGTGACGACTGCCCGCGGGGAAGGGGTGCGTGCTGCGGTCTTGCTGGTGGTCACGTGGCTCCTGAGGAATTATGCTTATGTATGATGCAAACGGTTTGTATTCTACATAAGGATGGGGTCGTCGGTTTCATGGAACGCAACGCACCGGTATTGCAGGGGCTGGAATACGAGCTCATGCTGTTCTCCCGCTACTACCTACGCCCGCACCACAACGGCGACAAGGTTCTGGACCGCTCGGCCTCGGTCCTGCTTAGCCGGCTCGAAAATGCGCCGTCCATGACGCTGAAGGAACTTGCCGGCGCCCTGCGCCTGGACATC from Arthrobacter stackebrandtii encodes the following:
- a CDS encoding mycothiol transferase, whose translation is METSELLVDAFGRIDGIVSGVLDGLTSAKANWRPGGTGNSITWLLWHLNRAQDEQVAQLAGHASVWSGGGYAAKFGFDLGTSDHGYGHTSAQVDAVRVDSFELLREYHDAVLAQSLDYVRGLSSADLDRVVDRRWNPPVTTGVRLVSILDDCVQHGGQAAYVKGLPHAV
- a CDS encoding MFS transporter, giving the protein MTTSKTAARTPSPRAVVTTLAFCGIVVSLMQTLIIPLIPGLPGMLNTTAANASWAITATLLAGAVVTPIGGRLGDMFGKRRILLLSLAAMVAGSVLCALTDSLTIVVAGRALQGLAMGAIPLGISIMRDLLPPARVGPAIATMSATMGVGGAVGLPLAAFIAQSANWQVLFWAAAALGLSCLAAVWLVLPESAVRTPAKFDGVGSLGLAVGLLALLVPVTKGGGWGWGSLPTLGMFAFAAVALLAWGFYELRIPAPLVDLRVSARPQVLFTNLASIMIGFAMYGTSLIFPQLLMAPAATGYGLGQSMLMTGLALAPGGLVMMALSPVSARLSARRGPKTTLILGALVIAAGYAVALFLNAEMWQVIVSSMVISAGVGLAFAAMPALIMGAVPVTETGAANGLNSLMRAIGTSTSAAVMSVVLASMTMSVGPLSLPTLGAFRVTFTIAVGAAVLSAVLAAFIPRTAAPGGSDPSMRPAKQTAPAT